Proteins from one Erythrolamprus reginae isolate rEryReg1 chromosome 6, rEryReg1.hap1, whole genome shotgun sequence genomic window:
- the RASSF8 gene encoding ras association domain-containing protein 8, producing MELKVWVDGVQRIVCGVTEVTTCQEVVIALAQAIGRTGRYTLIEKWRDTERHLAPHENPIISLNKWGQHASDVQLVLRRTGPSLSERPTSDSIARIPERTLYRQSLPPLAKLRPQNDKSIKRREPKRKSLTFTGGAKGLMDIFGKSKESEFKQKVLHCKTTADELKKLVRLQTEKLQTVEKQLDSSEAEIRYWEQKFSFSLEDKIVKLEQKLKRNEVEIEEEEFWENELQIEQENEKQLKEQFQETRQRVADCESRLRDYVAQIRHMESGLEAEKLQREVQEAQVNEEEVRGKIDKVRGELDLHGQQSLRLENGLKAVERSLGQATKRLQEREQELEQLTKELRQVNLQQFIQQTGTKVTVLPAEPIELEMSHPELEKEPVFQTSSLKRPSSSRQLPSNLRILQNPLSSGFNPEGIYV from the exons ATGGAGCTGAAAGTTTGGGTCGATGGAGTCCAAAGGATCGTTTGTGGAGTCACGGAAGTTACGACGTGCCAGGAAGTGGTGATAGCGCTTGCCCAGGCTATAG GTCGTACAGGGAGATACACCCTGATAGAGAAATGGCGGGATACAGAGAGGCATTTAGCGCCtcacgaaaacccgatcattTCTCTGAACAAATGGGGCCAACACGCCAGCGACGTGCAGCTCGTCTTACGACGCACAGGGCCATCGCTGAGCGAGCGGCCGACCTCAGACAGCATCGCTCGGATCCCAGAAAGGACTTTGTACCGGCAAAGCTTACCGCCGTTGGCTAAGCTCCGGCCTCAGAATGACAAGTCGATCAAACGGAGGGAGCCCAAACGGAAATCGTTGACGTTCACCGGCGGGGCCAAAGGCCTGATGGACATTTTCGGGAAGAGCAAAGAGTCTGAGTTCAAGCAGAAGGTCCTCCACTGCAAGACGACGGCGGACGAGCTGAAGAAGCTCGTCCGTCTGCAGACGGAGAAGCTGCAGACGGTGGAGAAACAGCTGGACTCGAGCGAGGCCGAGATCCGCTACTGGGAGCAGAAGTTCAGCTTCAGCCTGGAGGACAAAATCGTCAAGCTGGAGCAGAAGCTGAAGCGGAACGAGGTGGAGATTGAGGAGGAGGAGTTCTGGGAGAACGAGCTCCAGATCGAGCAGGAGAACGAGAAGCAGCTGAAGGAGCAATTCCAGGAGACCCGGCAGCGGGTGGCGGACTGCGAGAGCCGGCTGAGGGACTACGTGGCCCAGATCCGCCACATGGAAAGTGGCCTGGAGGCAGAAAAATTGCAGCGGGAAGTCCAGGAGGCGCAAGTCAACGAGGAGGAAGTCCGAGGGAAGATCGACAAAGTCAGAGGGGAACTCGACCTTCACGGCCAGCAAAGCCTCCGGCTGGAAAACGGCCTCAAAGCCGTGGAGCGGTCTCTCGGGCAGGCGACCAAGCGGTTACAG GAAAGAGAACAAGAACTGGAGCAGCTGACGAAAGAACTGCGTCAAGTCAACCTCCAACAGTTCATCCAACAGACGGGGACGAAAGTCACGGTCCTTCCGGCTGAGCCCATCGAATTGGAGATGTCACACCCAGAGCTTGAGAAAG AACCCGTCTTTCAAACCAGCTCCCTCAAACGCCCGAGTTCCTCCCGACAGCTTCCCAGCAATCTTCGGATCTTGCAGAACCCATTGTCCTCTGGGTTTAACCCCGAGGGTATTTACGTATAA
- the LOC139168894 gene encoding histone H2A, embryonic-like encodes MSDDPCDTESFEDLEAEPSPCQRGRKKPKTSRSCRAGLIFPVSRIDRFLRKGDYAERIGSGASVYMAAVLQYLTYDLVDIAGNIATGACRRRIAPGHLHQAVRGDSELQSLLGEVLIQENFCPRKSAASSSRRGKKSSKGLQSPDVIVA; translated from the coding sequence ATGTCGGACGATCCATGTGATACTGAGAGCTTTGAAGATCTCGAAGCGGAGCCATCCCCCTGTCAGAGGGGACGGAAGAAGCCGAAAACGTCCCGGTCTTGCCGGGCGGGGTTGATCTTCCCCGTCAGCCGGATCGACCGGTTCCTTCGCAAAGGGGATTACGCCGAGCGCATCGGTTCGGGCGCCTCCGTCTACATGGCCGCGGTGCTTCAGTACCTGACATACGACCTGGTGGATATTGCCGGGAATATCGCCACGGGGGCCTGCCGGCGTCGAATCGCTCCGGGCCATTTGCATCAAGCGGTCCGGGGCGATTCCGAACTCCAGTCTCTGCTCGGAGAGGTTCTGATCCAGGAGAACTTCTGTCCCAGGAAGTCGGCTGCTTCTTCTTCCAGGAGGGGGAAGAAATCAAGCAAAGGTCTCCAATCTCCAGACGTCATTGTGGCATAA